A region of the Fusobacteria bacterium ZRK30 genome:
AAAACTGGCTGTGACCTCTGCTACAGAACTCTATGAGGATATGGTCAGAAGATTTTCTGAGTTTGAGATAGGACTCCTCCATGGGAGGATGAAAAATGGAGAAAAGGAAGAGATTATGGCTAAGTTTAAGAAAAATAAGATCCAGATATTGGTGTCTACTACAGTTATAGAGGTAGGAGTGAATGTTCCTAATGCTACTATTATGATGATAACCAATGCCAACAGGTTCGGGCTGGCAGGATTGCACCAGCTTCGTGGAAGGGTAGGAAGGGGAGAACATAGATCCTACTGTTTTTTAATAGCCAAAACAGATAATGATACCTCTAAATCCAGATTAAAGGTTATGGAATCAACTACAGATGGTTTTTTAATAGCCGAGGAAGATCTAAAACTCCGTAAACCAGGGGAGATATTCGGGACACGTCAGAGCGGGATCTCAGATCTAAAATTTGTAGATATAGTTCACGATGTAAAAACCATAAAGTTAGTCAGGGATATCTCCATAGAGTATCTAAAAAAATACAGTGGAGAGATACAGGAAAATACATTGAGAATTGATATAGTGGAAAAATTCAAAGTGGATGAGATAAAATAGGAGTGGATTTATGAATATAGTGAAGTTGAATATGGAAGATTATGACAAGGTATGGATTATAAGTGACATCCATGGATATCATAATGTATTCTTAAAATTAATGGATAAGATAAAATTGACAGCAAAGGATCTATTGATTATAAATGGTGATTCCTGCGATCGTGGGCCTTCAAGTTTAAAGATGTATGAAACAATAGAAGATTTGATCGAGAGGGGATTAAACATAATTCATACCTTTGGTAACCATGAGGATCTTATGGTCAATGCCATTGAAAAGGGTGAATTATTTGCCTGGTATAGAAATGGAGGGAGACAGACAGTTGATTCCTATAAGAAAAAATATGATATCTTGAATAAACACTTAAAATATATAAAGAATATGCCCATAGCAGTTGATCTGGGTAAATATTTTATAGTACATGGAGGGATAAATCCAGAAAAAAGCATCGAAGATCAGACTCCCTATGAGATGACGTGGATAAGGGGAGATTTTATAGATTATCCCCTTTTAAAAACCGATAAAATTATAGTTTATGGGCATACTCCTAACTTAGATGGGAAGATCCACTTTGTCAGTGATCAAAAGATATCTATAGACTGCGGGAGTTACGACACCGGAGTTGTAGGAGCTATTGAGCTGAAAAGTATGGAGATTATATATGAAAGCACAGACAGATTAAATATATATTTGAATCAGCACTTTAAAAAAAGATAGAGTTGGACTTTGGTTAATACTATGAAAATATCGAGGAATTAAACTTGCTAATACTCCAATATAAAAGTAATATCATAAGGATATTATTTTGTATTTAGGAGGAGAGAGTATGAAAAAGTTAATATTTATAATACTGTCATTGCTGCTTTTAGCATGTGGAAAAGAAGAGGTATCTAAAAAAACTAGAGATACACTAGTGATTGCAGATTCGGCTAATCCAAAATCGTTGGATCCACACATGGGAAATGACGGGAGTTCTTTACGGATAAACAAGCAAATTTATTCAAGACTGGTAGAATCAACTGGAGACATGGAAATTATTCCTGGGTTGGCAGAAAGCTGGGAACAGATCAATCCAAAAACTGTAGAATTTAAATTGAGAAAGGGAGTTAAATTTCATAATGGAGAAGATTTTACAGCAGAGGATGTAAAGTATTCATTTGAAAGGATGCAGACTTCACCAAGGATAGCCTTTATCCTGCCACCATTGGAGGAGATCAAGGTTATAGATGATTACACTGTACAGATAGTTACAAAAACACCATTTGGTCCATTATTTGCTCACCTGTCCCACCCGGCTTTGGCTATTGTAAATAAAAAAGCCATAGAAAAATATGGAAAAGATTATGGACAGCATCCAGTGGGGACAGGGCCTTATAAATTTGAATCTTGGGACGCAGGGGATAAAGTTACTTTGGTTAGAAATGATGAATATTTTCTGACTCCTCCAACATTTAAGCACCTTGTAATGAGAAATATTGTGGAAGCTTCTAATAGGACCATTGGTCTGGAAACGAAGGAATTGGATATCGCTCTTTCTATTGGTGCTGTTGATATTGAAAATATAAAAAATAACAAAAATTTAAAGTTATTGGAAAAACCATCGATCTCATATTCATATATTGGTTTTAATAATGATAAAGAGGTCTTTAAAAATAAGGATTTAAGGCTGGCTATAAACTATGCTATAGACAAGCAAAGCATAGTGGACGTAGTATTAGATGGAGCAGGAAAGGTAGCGACCTCTCCACTTGCTCCAGGTGTTTTTGGATTTACAGATAAAACAAAGGCATATGAGTATAACCCGGAAAAGGCAAGGGAATATATGGTTAAAGCCGGGTATAAAGATGGGCTGACATTAACATTGACTATATATGAAGGAAATTCAAACAGCGATGTAGCTACTATTGTACAGGCTCAATTAAAAGAGATTGGTATAGATTTGATTATTCAATCTTATGAAACAGGAGCGTTTTTTACATACACTGCTGAAGGAAAACATGAGATGTTTTTAGGATCTTGGGGCTGTGTAACTGGTGATGCAGACTACGGATTGTATGCAGTTTATCACTCAACAGCAAAGGGAGCAGCAGGGAATAGAAGTTTTTATAGTAATCCTGAGGTAGATAAATTATTGGAGGAAGGGAAAATTTCTATAGACCCTGAGAGAAGAAAGAAAATATATGAAAAAGCTCAAGAGATTATCGTAGATGATGCAGCGGAAGTTATGTTATATAACAGAATTTTAAGTGTAGGAACTCAAAAAGATATTCAGGGGTTGAATCTACATCCGGTAACACTGCATGATTTTTATCCGGTTTCTATAGGAAAATAAAAGAGTAGTATTAAGGGAGAGAAAATGAAGAAAGTATTGGTATTATTTATGTTAAATATTCTAGTTGTTTTCGGTGAAGTCCAGGTAAAGTATTCCTCTTCATCTGAAAAGGAAGAGAAAGAAGTAAAGGAATGGATGGTAAAAAACAGGGTGATTGAAGATCTGACAGATACTGTAAATAAAGAGATAAAGATAGAAAAAGAACTAGTGGTAGCAGTAGGAGATGGAGATTCTGTACACTATAATCCTGAAAATCGTGAGATAGTTATAACTTATGATTTTATAATAGAAGTCAGGGAAAGGTTTAAAGGTGAATATAAGAAAGAATGGGAAATCTATGCAAAGGATGCAATAGAACATACTTTCTATCACGAATTAGGCCATGCTCTGGTAGATCTTTTAAATATACCTGTTCTGGGAAAAGAGGAAGATGCTGTAGATGATTTTGGGATAATTATGCTTATTTTGACAAAGGAAGATGGGGAAGAACGGGCTATCTCAGCAGCAGAACTTTTCTTTATGGAGGGGCTGGAAATAGAAGAATTTTCTTCTGAAGATTTAATGGATGAGCACAGTTTGGATGATCAGAGGGGATATAGGAGTCTTAATTTGGTATATGGAAGTAATCCAGAAAAATATAAGGATATAGCAGAAGACCTAAAGATGGATGAAGACAGACGGCTTATGGCTCAGGGGATCTTTGAACAGCAGACTATCAATTGGTTGAGGCTTTTAAAACCCTATTTGAAAGACGGTATTCTTTTAACAACATATAAAGAATTTCAATAAAACATAAGGACCTATGAAATAAAAAAAAGCGGCTTAATCTATAGATTAAGCCGCTTTTTTTTATTTCATAGACAAAATTTATTAGTAATAGAAAAAAACTTGAAGGTGGTATGAGACCAAGTTGTAGAATGTCTTTATAATAGAGATTATCAATAAATTGGAGGGGAAGAGATATGAAGAAAAAAATATTAGGAGTAAGGCTATTTTTAAGGATAAAAATGGAGATTAAGAAAAAATAGTATGAAAAAAATGATTTAGTCATAATAGATTAGGTCATTTTTTTTATAAAAATTATTAATAATAAAAAACTTGAACATGGTTTCGCACCATGTTTTAGAATAACTTATAGAAAAAAATAAAAAATATTTAGGAGGAAGAAAGTGAAAAAAATAAAAATTATATTAGGAATGCTATTTTTATTATCTAGTATGTCATTTGCAACAGGGTTACAATTGAATGTTGCAGGAAAAGGGATCCCGGCATCTCAAGAGGTAAATGGACTAAGGTTAAATCTGATTTATGGAAAAACAGAAGCTGTGAAAGGTGTAGATTTTAATTTAGTAGCTTTAGGAGATACTGATAATTTTAAAGGACTACAAATTGGGATGTTAGGAGCCAATAGAATAGAAAATACATTCAAAGGGGCAGGGATTGGCGTTGTTAATATTCATAAGGGAGATTCTACAGGACTTTTATGGGGACTTGTTAATGTATCAAAGGATGTAAAAGGTGTCCGGTATGGATTTGTTAACTATTCAAAAGGCAGATCAACAGTTGATCTGGGAACGGTTAATATTTCTCAAAGTTCAGCATTTCAAATGGGATTATTCAACAAGACAGATGACCTCACAGGGGTACAGTTAGGATTAATAAATATGGCTAAGACAGGATTTTTACCAATATTCCCATTCTTTAATATCGATGGAAGGATATTCTAGATACTTAAAAAATACCACTATATCTATAGTGGTATTTTTTTATTAAGGAATGGGAATAAGATACAGAGGTTGTATTGCTAAAAAAAACTTAAACTTTGATAAAAAACAAAAAAAGCTTGAAGCTGGTTTCACACCATGTTTTAGAATGGTTTATAGAAAAAAATAAAAGATATTTAGGAGGAAGAAGATGAAAAAAGTATTAATTGGATTAACAGCTTTAACAATGGCAACATCGGTAATGGCAGCAGGAAGAACAGTGGTAGAAACCAGAGTAGGTGGATCTTTTGCGGGAGCTTACAAATCACAAGGTGTTTCTTATGAAGGGAAAAGTGCAGATTTATAGGGAAGTAAAACTTCTGGATTAGGTTATGAATTAGCTATTGAAGGAATGCAGGAAGTAAAAGATAACGTATTCCTAGGATTAGGTGTAGCTTACCAAAGTCATGCTAAGAATAAATCTACATTACAAGGGAATTCTGTAGGGCCAACAGGTTATGAAAAAGCACAAATGTTTAAATCAGTACCTTTATACCTGACAGCTAAATATCAGTTTGATATGGGAACGGAAGTTAAGCCATTTGTAAAAGCTAATTTGGGATATTCATTCAATTTAAAAGGTGATGAAATAATGACTAAGAAAAATAGTGTAAGTAATGGATTATACTATTCAGTTGGTGCAGGAATAGACTACAATAATTTCGTATTGGACCTGTCTTACCAGGTAAACCAAGGTAAAATGAAAATAGAAGCAGAAGGAGTAAGTAAGAAATTAAAGGCAGACCATAGCAGGGTAACATTGGGACTTGGATATAGATTCGATTTATAAAAAATAAGAAAAAAAGGCTTATGCCTTTTTTTCTTATTTTGATTATAATTGTTTTCGTATTAAGTGTTATTGATTTTTTACAGTAAAACCAAAAAAATAAAAGACCTCCCAGCTGTAATAGTCGTACAGTCAAGAGGTCTTTATTTTATTATTTAAGGAAAGAAAGAAACGAAAAAATTATTATTCTCATTTGCTTCTATTAATTAGTCGGAGAAAGCAGGAAAAAAGTTTAAAATTTTTTTTAAAATAATAAAAAAAGCTTGAACGTGGTCTTAGACCATGAATTATTATAGGTTATATTAAAAACATCAGATGAGAAGGGTCTATAAATACAAAAGTTTATAAAATTAAATTTTACGGGGTAGAAAAGGAGAAGGATGTAGATGAAAAACATAAAATTTTACTATAAATTAATCAAACAGGGGAGTAAGAAGGGGCAGTTGAATACAAGGAAAAAGAAGATCAGGTTTTCCCTGAGAACTATGATTTTTTACCCGTGGATGACAGAACTGACAGATTTCATTAGGAATCATGACTACCTTTCAGCAAGGGTCTTTGAATATCCTATCTTAATGAGTAAGATCCATCGGCCGTACTTATCTAATTCTTTTAAGGTAGGGGAAAAAATAAAAACTATAAAGGACAGTTACAGATTTATAGATAAATATTTATCTCCTGGGATGAGGGAGAGGCTCTATACAGATGGAAAGATAAAAATTGGAGAGATCAGAGGCAACAAGGAGGAAGTGTTTGAAATAAATCTGGCCCTCTACCCCCACTATGACAAGGAAGGGGAATTCAATTTGATACTGACCAATTCAGATAAGGTTGTTCTTTCCACATTGACATTCAGTCTCCAGAAAGTTAAAGATGGGTTCAGAATATTTGTAGGGGGGCTCCAGGGAGCTGGTAGGAATGTAGATCACAATATAATAAAAGCTGCTACTAAAAGTATGTATGGAATTTTTCCAAAGAAAGTGGTCATGGAATCTCTTTATTTCCTGGAAAAAACATTGGATATGGAGATTGAAAAGGTTTGCGTGGGAAATGCCCAGCATGTCTATGGTGCAAAAAGATATAAAAGAAAAAGAACTATTCATTCCAGCTACGATGAATTCTGGGAGTCTTTAAACGGGAAGATTTTGAACTCAGGTCTATGGCTGCTGCCGAAAAAACTTGAAAGAAAGGATATCCTTGAAGTTGCCAGCAAGAAAAGGGGACAGTATAGGAAAAAATACAATTTATTGGATCAATTGGAAGGTTCTATTTTAAATACGGTTAAAGGTGTCTAAAAAAGCTTGAACTTGGGCTTAGCCCAAATGGTAATCTATGGTTATATTAATAAAATTTTGGAGGGAAAGAGGATGAAAGTAATGAAAAAAATTAGTATGTTATTGGTTGTCTTATCGATGGTTGTATTTACAGGGTGCAGTAATGTGGTGGCTACAAGGACTACCTTTGATGTGAAGAAAACAAAGTTAAGTGATGAGCAGATGTTGGATGTAGTGGAGAAAATACTGACTGAAGAGGGAATGAAGGTTGTCAGCCAGGAATCAACAGAAAAATATAAGGTAGTAAAAGCCGTAAAGGATATTGAGCCAGAATCAAATCAATCAGCTGCAGATCAGGCATTGACTATAGGTGTAGATTATTTATTAGGAAGGGATGTACTGACATTATTCTTCGTGTTAGATGATGATAAGATGTATCTGTACGGGACCCTTAAAAATGTAAAAAAGCAGCTGTTAGCTGGTGATGATGTAAGTTATAAAAATATGACTGAGGAGATGCATACTGAGCGTTCGCTGGATATAATGAATAAAATTGCAAAGAGAATCAAAGAGGATACTGGCTTATCCGGTAGAATATGGAATACCACAGGTAAGCTGGGATCGGAATATAAGATAAACTAAATATTATATAAAATTAAGGAAAACCTTTTTGAATGAGTAGAGATAGTATCTATTTATTTAAGAAGGTTTTTTTATTTGAAAAAACTTGAACATGGTGTTACACCATGAATTAGAATTTATTTATATCAATAAAATTTAATTTGGAGGAAAAAAGGAATGAAGAAGAAATTATTATTAATGAGTTTAATGACAGCGCTTTCTACAGGTGCTATGGCAATATCCGGGTCTTGGGGGATGTCCATGGAGGGAGAGAATAACTCAAATGCTTTCAACAACGGAGATATGATCTTACCGGCAATTACAGGTACATTATTCCCAATGGAGGACTCATCTTTTTATGTGGGGACTAAGATAACTACAAGGATTCATCTGAATAACTCAGCATTTTATAACGCAGATGACAGAAGTCTCAGCAAGGGAGACGGAAGGGATAGATATGAGATCTTCACAGGGTATACCTGGACTGAGGGCAATTTCTCATTTATGCCAAAGATCGCCTACAGATATGAAAACTATAAGTTTAAACAATCCAAAGACCAGATGCACTTTGTCAGAATCAATCCCAATATGAAATACACTGTAAATGAGGATGTAACTGTTTATTTCAAAGGGTTGATCAACCCTGGAACAAAAAAAGGGGATGCTTATGACTGGACTAATCTAGATGGAACTAAGACAGGACATAAAGACAGTTATAAACATAAGAGTTTTTCCTATGAGGCAGAGTTAGGAGCTAAGTATAAGCTGGCGGATAACCAGGATGTAGCTTTTGGTGTTTATAATGAAAGAGAGATTGAGAAAGATAAGTTTGAAAGAAATATCTGGGAAGCCAGAGCATATTATGACTATAAATTTGAAAATGGTGTAAAAGCAGGACCATATGCAAGATTCTGTCTTTCCAGAAATGATAAAGGAAACGGGGATAATAAATTTGATAAGTACAGCAATAAAAGAAACAGATACGGAATAAAGGCAGACTTCCCAGTATCAGAAACGTTTGCTATGTACTCAGAAGTTTACTACCAAGTGCATAAAAATGCAGGGATAAAAAAAGGAAATAGTGTAACCAATGACAGGTTATTCTATAAGTTAGGATTTACACAAAAATTCTAAAATAAAAAAATTTAAAGGTAAAATAGATCTAAAAAAGGAGGGGTCCCCTCCTTTTTTAGATCTATTTTATAGGTATCTGGATCTCAAAGATCCAGTCTTTATCTGACTTTGCTGTAATGGTACTGGAAATAGAGATCAGGTAGACAGGGCCATTTTGTTCTAAACCTTGTTCTTTTAGGAGTGACAGTTCGTGAATGATGTTTTCTTCTATAGTTTTAAGAAGATCTTTCTCATCTTTCATATTAGCTTTAAACTGTACACAAAAATATCTTCCCTCAGACATTATATTTGTTTCCTCACTTTTTATATTCTCAACGGGGAATAAAAAATAGTTGTCAGCCCAAAGTTTATTTTCTTTGAAAGTAAAAGTGAGACCTGAAGTATTTAAAAATTGTCTAACCAATTGAGGAGACTCAATTTCCATAATTTTTTTCTGACTGAGGTTGTCTAGGCTCATATCTAATTTAAGGGAGACTATATTTCGCTTTTGCAGTGTTTTGATGATAGGTTTTTCTAAAAGGTTATTTTCAGCATCTATAGTTTCAACAATACTGTTTAAAATATTTAAATAGCCATGGATAGACTGAATCTGATCCTCTAGTATATTCATTCTGCCTAATAAAAAGTTCTTTGTAGAAGAATTTACAGGACATTCTTCCTTGAGTTTTAAAAATTCAGTGGTTTCTTTTGTAGATAGTCCAGAGGCTTTGAGGCATTGAATCAAGTAAAAGAAATGAAGCTGGGTATCGGAATAATATCTCCTTTTAGATTCCGGGTCGGTATATTCAGGGATTAAAAGTTTTTTCTTTTCATAGTATCGTAAAGTATCTAAAGTAACATTGTATTTTTTTATTAATTCTCCTCTGGAAATCATAATATACACTCCTTTAAAATATATTTAATAATTATGATTATAACAAAGAAAAAAGGAAAACAAAAGTAATCTGATTGAAAATTTTTTAATAGAAGAATTTGGTTATAGTAATAGAAATAAAATGGCATAAACTTTAGAAATTTTTCACAAATTCATTTTATATCAATAAAAATTTTGATAAACCAAAACAAACTTGATATAATGATAGATAAGAAAAATTACAGGATAAAATAATTTATTAATTTAAAATTATTGATGAAGGATAGACTTTCATCAAAATATTAGGAGGATTAGATCATATGAGATTCAGTAAGATGTATGCAAAAACACTGAAAGAAACACCAAAAGATGCTGAGGTAGTCAGTCATCAATTGATGTTAAGATCAGGAATGATAAAAAAATTAGCAAGTGGGGTTTATACATACCTTCCTTTAGGGTATAAAGCATTAAAAAAAGTAGAAAAAATAACTAGAGAAGAGATGGATAGAGCAGGTTCTCAAGAATTATTTATGCCAGTATTACAACCAGCGGAACTATGGAAAGAAACTGGAAGATGGGAAGTAATGGGACCAGAAATGATGAGACTTAAAGACAGACATGACAGAGACTTTATATTAGGACCTACTCATGAAGAGGTAATCACAGACATAATTAGAAACGATATATCATCATATAAATCTTTACCACTTAGTCTTTACCAAATCCAGACTAAATTTAGAGATGAAAGAAGACCTAGATTCGGACTTATGAGAGGAAGAGAATTCTTAATGAAGGATGCTTACTCATTTCATGCAACTGATGAATCTTTAGATGATGAATTTGAAAATATGAAGGCTGCATATACTAGAGTTTTTGAAAGATGTGGACTTAAATTTAGATCTGTAGAAGCAGATTCAGGAGCTATCGGAGGAAGCGGATCACAAGAATTTCATGTGTTAGCTGAATCTGGTGAAGATGAAATAATCTTCTGTAATACTTGTGATTATGCAGCTAACCTTGAGAAAGCAGAAAGTGTTATAAAAGAAGAAATAGTACAAACTAAAGAGGAATTAGCAGAGGTAGAATTAAGAGATACTCCTAATGTTGCCAAGATAGACGACGTTTGTGAATATTTTGGAATTCCTGCTTCTAAAACTGTAAAAGCTATCACTTATATGGATACTTTATCATTAAAAGTGTACATGGTTTTACAAAGAGGAGACTATGAGATAAACGAAGTTAAACTTAAGAATTTAGTAAATGAAACTGACCTAGTTATGTTAAGTGACGCTGATCTTGTTGCTCATAACTTAATAAAAGGTTATATGGGACCATATAATGTTGAATTAGGTGATATAACACTTGTTGCAGATGAGAGTGTAACTAAGATAATAAACCATACTGCTGGTGGAAATAAAGTGGATACACACTATATGAACGTAAACTATGGTAGAGACTATACAGCTCATATTGTAGGAGATGTTAGAAGCGTAAAAGCTGGTGAAGGATGTCCTAGATGTAGCGGGGGAGAATTAGAAAGTGCCAGAGGAATAGAAGCTGGTCACGTATTCAAACTTGGAAAGAAGTATTCTGAAAGTATGGGAGCTACATTTTTAGATGAAAATGGAAAGACAAATACAATGACTATGGGATGTTATGGTATCGGAGTTTCTAGAACTATGGCAGCTGCAATAGAGCAAAATAACGATGAGAATGGAATTATCTGGCCTATGTCAATAGCTCCTTACTTAGTAGATGTAATTCCTGCAAATATAAAAGATGCAGATCAATTAGGATTAGCAGAAAAATTATATGCTGAATTAACTGATAAAAATATCGATACTGTAATCGATGACAGAAAGGAAAGACCAGGATTTAAATTTAAAGATGCAGACTTAATCGGATTCCCAATTAAATTAATAGTTGGAAGAGGAGCTAAGGATGGATTAGTAGAAGTTAAGATTAGAAAAACTAACGAAGCTTTCGAAGTAAAAGCAGAAGAAGTAATTTCATTCATTGAAGAAATAATAGCTAAAGGTTAAACAAATGAAAAAGGAACTCTGAGGAGTTCCTTTTTTCATAGATAGATAGTTTTAAAAATACATTAAATATACTAACAGAAATACAATAAATTTTTCATTTCTAACTTTTTACTCTAATACTTCTAAATTTCTAATTTCTAATTTCTAATAAAAATTTTGCCTTTTAAAATAATATCCAGCTCACAATTAGCTGGTTGTTATTTTAAATTTGAAACCAATAACCATTGTCTAAAAGGGGTTATTTTGAACCTTGAAACATAACGAATAACTCTCAACAGTTACCTGTTATTTGTTAATAAATCTTTTTTCTTTTTTACTACAACTAGTTGGTTTATCATATTACTACTTACTACTTACTACTTACTACTTACTACTTACTACTTATTCTATTACCCTTGCTATTTTCAAAATACATTTTAACAAAAAAACTTTAACTTCTAATAATGATAATCCTAATGACCGACATTAACCAAAATTAAATTAACTTTTTGAAACTATCAACTATCTATCTTATTACAGTAATACACTAAAAAAAATGAAAAGTCAAATTTTTTTTATTTTTTTTTATAAAGTATCACTTATTTGATACTTTTTTAAAAAATATACTTTTTATGCTTGACTTTTTTTATTTCTTAGAATATAATCGGTTTGAAAAGGCACAAATGAACTAAAAAAAAACAGAAACAGGCAACTGTAGAACACAACATAAGTATATTAAACTTGGAGGTGAACCTTAAATAAAATTATCAAAATAAGATAAAACATCAGAAATAGATAATTATTTCGTCGGTTAATACTAAATTTAAGGATGGTGGATAAAATGAAAAAAAATAAATTAGATTGGTTAGTTATAGGGTTAGCATTATTTTCAATGTTTTTTGGAGCAGGAAATTTGATATTTCCTCCCAGTATAGGATTAGCTATGGGTGAAAATTGGTTAGTTTCAGCAATGGGATTTGCATTTACCGGTATAGGGCTTCCTGTATTAGGAGTGCTGACAATGAACAAGGTTGGAAGTTTTGAAAATTTTGCAGGGAAGGTATCAAAATCGTTTTTTACAATGTATTCATTACTTTTAATGGCATCAGTTGTATTTACAAATACACCAAGGACAGCAGCTACAGCATATGAATTAGGGCTGTTACCAAACCTTGGGAGTTTTCATATAAGCCCGATAATCATTTCAATAATATTCTTTGCAGTAACTCTATATATGTCATTGAATCCTTCTAGAGCGATAGATCAAGTAGGGAAGTTTCTTACTCCTACAATAGTTATTATTGTATTATCCATGATTGTTCTTGGTATAACGAATAAGGTTGCTGCTCCAGGGGCTTCCCATGTTCAGGTAAATTCATTTGGATTTGGATTTTCTCAAGGATATCAAACAATGGATGGTATCATGGCAGGGTTGTTCAGTATGGTTATATTAGCTAACTTGACTGCAAGGGGATATACTTCTAAAAATGAAAGAGC
Encoded here:
- the brnQ gene encoding branched-chain amino acid transport system II carrier protein; amino-acid sequence: MKKNKLDWLVIGLALFSMFFGAGNLIFPPSIGLAMGENWLVSAMGFAFTGIGLPVLGVLTMNKVGSFENFAGKVSKSFFTMYSLLLMASVVFTNTPRTAATAYELGLLPNLGSFHISPIIISIIFFAVTLYMSLNPSRAIDQVGKFLTPTIVIIVLSMIVLGITNKVAAPGASHVQVNSFGFGFSQGYQTMDGIMAGLFSMVILANLTARGYTSKNERASLIKRASIVTGTGLSIIYLGLFYLGATGNQYFPADISRPELVSNFVNIFLGQYGNLIFGICVIAACLSTAVALTMVVSEFFSKTYNMDYKKVAVVSCVLSAFMANFGVDKIVVIASPILGILYPITIVLIFLGILGINSIAIRRSCVGVSGILAVLQIVVDNTQIGAIESLYRAIPLSSQGFVWVVPTVAAGLLTYILMKDTRELVRA